gagctctcgaattcatcaaaattcgatgatatgagattttcttgcacacgactcctcagatcaacaggtgtgtaatctgatagagtttcagcttgcctattacaaactctctcatttgttcattttgagcatatatatatatatatatatatatatatatatatatatatatatatatatatatatatatatatatatatatatatatatatatgttggtgatttcggagctctcgaattcatcaaaattcgatgatatgagattttcttgcacacgactcctcagatcaacgggtgtgtaatctgatagagtttcagcttgcctatttacaaactctctcatttgttcattttgagcatcaagttcttcgagtttgattttcatattgtctaataaattttcagacacgtaatttttctcgtctactggttgttgagtttggatatattcttgggaataatcccaattagaattgtattcctcataatcattccattcaggttccatgggtgcgtaattttccataggaacgtaataataacattaccatgttgagtgataatctccacagatttcacaaccagttattgtttcgttattcgtgatccaagattgaccgaacgaattgtcatcaacactcggttgagagtattgatttcgtatgtcgtaaagagtttccaaaatatcttcgagacttttcataatgcgcttattaccaaattttaattatcctattagttataaaaatagaaaaacttatataagttgtccaattaatagacttttatgcttttgcccacgtttcgaatagccaatagatgcagcagggagccagaaccctttaaatcggaagctcacaactcagccactaacaaatccaactattactacgaagcagaaaatttggatgtctatcaatttaaccgcttaaaataatttttcgttttgaaattttagagaagaaatagagaaaatttctaagtcctaaaaactagcgtgtcgagaaataagaaagaaaaagagtgcgcatcgaaaaacgtcgaaaaataaaaataagaaagatagcgcgaaaaaatggcgtcgcaaaattctaaagcacctaaatcttagtctaaggaataagcacttaagggattttacggcaaagcctaaaaatctagaaataaaaataagctacggcaaaatactaagcttaaaactagatatgaacgataaaaatacaaatattacgattaaccgattaaaaagatacaaaaataaaaataagcttaaattttgataaaattatttattttgataaaaatattatttttatatatttattttataaaagtattaatttatatatataaataaaactaattaaaatttaaaatacaatttaattaaaaattaaaactaattatattaactaataaagtaattagggtttaaaataataataaataatattactccgtaattaaagcgaaaatagggtttctgtcagcgcgtcagggcggctccgcgagtcgcgttgccacgtgccctaaaattccgcaagtcgcggagtttgcattttcattttttttatataattttatattgtttttcttaaaatatatataaatatatttatagaaaaataaattaaaaatatagagtttcgccgagttcccagcagcggcgccaaaaacttgatgtgtgcagcggggtgtacgaaatagtattaatttaaatacgaaatacgacgaaatattacacaagttttaattatttatttacaaaatggatatacctaaaccttgctacaacacttataggcagtgtacctaatcgtacagtagtatagtttttagtaagtccggttcgttccacagggaatcttttaaacaaagcttaacgctatattagttttaatttataaaaatacaaatatatatatataagtaatattattattataaaggggagtttttaccgtttaatgaccggtttgtcgatttttaaaactttagtcgcagttaaaacctaatgtaaaatattaaataaataaaagacttaatttaaagcgtaaagtaaataacgataatgaaattgcaataaataaaagtgcgataaaataaaattgcgataattaaaatgtacgataattaaaagtgcaattaaatataaaataaaggaaattaaatatgaaataaaagaattatgcttatttccgtaatcatgatgtttgacgtgttgattttagtttattcccatgggttaattgttctttgtcctggattatttaatatgtccatacggatttgtccataatagtccatcagtcataaatataaagagcgaaagccttcgtcaaattattcttattcccgaagtcaaatattccaactaattggggattcgaattgtaacaaggttttaatactttgtttaatgaatacaccaggttatcgactgcgtgtaaaccaaggttttactactttgttaacaattacaccaattacccttgaatgtaattcacccctgtttcaacaagtctattaactattaatccagttccgtgtccggtaaaatgaataattattggtatttatagatatcccgcccaccgtacccagtcaagcgtatgtggttatatataaatatgtcaaattataagtttgtatattaaattaacaaggtattgtttagttaatataaaacccattaatagcccatagtctaatttccacaagtgtcgttcttttatccaaaccccaattatggtacaaagcccaattacccaattttaatatttttagcccaacatcatgattacttcggtattaaataagcataataataacttgcctacgagacattaatttaaaaaggagaacataacttacattgagtatttatcgcgtagtgttacacggacagaatttcgacttcaaaaacccataaaataacctttacataacccgaactaatctaatataaaactaccctatatatatatatatatatatatatatatatatatatatatatatatatatatatatatatatatatatatatatatatatatttattatttattacagagtattattattattattatttatgttttgTTAAACTcgacagaattcgcgaccttttataggcattctgaaatttctgtgctccgcgagtcgcggcactttgtgcctgagaactccgcgagtcgcggggaaatgggatacagctcacacccttttggatcttctttgtcgacgttttatatatataaatataaaatataaataattaatataattatttatatattatattatatattatattatattcttgtgcatagtagacttgtaatttttagtccgttgcgtcgggcgttgatagttgactcatgtcccggttccggattttcgaacgtccttgcgtacaatttaatatcttgtactttgcgttttgtaacttgtactcttgtcatttttagacgtttttcatcaataaattgaaccacttggattgtatcttgtacatttgagctttttggatgtttgcgtcttcaaatcttcgttttcgccttttgtcttcgcacttatttaatataaacgattacaacttaaaataggacaattacaactaaataatttacatattgggaggatattgctactaaatatatgttcatttggaacactatcaaaaacCCCAATAGGATAAAAACCACGgggaaggaaagaaacgtttcactactAAGAAAAATAGAAATTACactttctctctaattacaaggataagtatcaatctttatatctcttgtaattaggagattaatacTCACAACTCTCTATTTATCTACTAGAATACAAGATTGAAGAATGAATATGAGATGAGAAATAAGCTTGAATTGAGCTCTTATTTATAGAGCTAGAAATGATGGTACGTTATATATGCAGACAATATCCTTGCCAAAATCAAATTTGATTCTCCAAATTGTAGGCACCAAACTTTGACCAAGCATTCACCTACCATGCCaactaattattttaataattcaccAGCTCCCACTTTATTTGATAGGGGTTGCCTCAAGGGCACTCAAAAGGATAAACACAATTACAGACTCGACATTATATAATACTAAAAACTATACAATGCTATCTAAACTCGAGGAATAAAATTGGAAGGAAAATACTCTTGCACTCTGAGGCCACATGGATAGAAAGCAACTTGAAAACGTCAAGCCGGGTAAGAAGAGGCGCTACAGTGTCGATTAAACGGCTACAAAGTAGGCCAATCCGACCCACTTAGTTTCTTAGCCAAATGACCAAAAGAGAGAAGAGCAAAAACCTCCAAGTTAGCCTATTCCTTTCTTTGTTTTGAGAGACGCGAATGGATGCTAAAGCATCGGTAATCCAAAACAATCACTCAAGAAATTAACATTCTTTCCACGACAATTGATCCACTCGTAGCATTTGGATTGAATTTCGGAAAGCAATTTTGGAGGGCTAGTTGGATTATTGCCGAGCACATGGTCGTTACGGTTTTTCCAAATAAAATAACTAGAGACCCAAAAAACCATCATTACTTTGTATTACTTAGTACAAATAGTTACTTTCTACATCATATCAAAAAGATTCGATCGAGACACACTGTTTAATCAAGTAATCAATCAACTCAGCTACGACATCAACATCTTCTTGCAAAATCTCTTGTTGTTCAACCATTTCTTGAGCAACTGTTAGTGCAGTATCATCGTCCATATAGAATGGGAACTCCAActtcttcggcgcaccactaaagtaATTTACTGTCATTGTTACCATGATCACCGAGTTATCATCCTCATTCCTCACCCCTTTCAACCTAATGTAGTTCCCTTCGCTCACACACACAACCTCAACTGGTCTACAACGTGGGCTGTTGTTTGTACTACTCGAATCGGTAGATGTAATGTTGTTGTCCATCACACATGGGTTAGGTTTTGGCGAGTTTATCAAGTTAACCGGCTCATGTAGGCTCTGATCCTTCATACTTTCATGTGAAAAGAAAGGATCTTTTAGTAACTCTTTCGCACACAACCTTTGAGATGCGGGAACCAAACATTTCTCTATGAACTCCCTCACTTGTGGATCTTTGACTTTCGAAAGACCAGCCGGTTTTATATCTCTAGTAACCTTTCTATATATTTGCACATGATCTCTACACTCGCTATAAGGATATTCACAAGTAATCAACTCTAATATGCACATCCCGAACGAATAGATGTCAACAAATTCATTATATTCGCCTTCCCATACTTCAGGGGCCATAAATTCAGGAGTTCCTAATACACCTTTAACCGTGGGTTGCATCTTTAGCGTTGCGAATCCTAAATCTCCAATTTTCACTTGTCGATGATTTCCATTAACGAATATGTTATCGCACTTCAAATCTCTATGAATAATCGGCGGATCATGACTATGTAGATAATCCAAACCTTGTAGAATTTGCCTAGCCCAATTCTTGATAACTTTTAAATCGACATTCTTATGCTTCTCGCGATATTGCCTCAACGTGCCCGAGATGAACAATTCACTGATCATGTTAACGGTTTTATTCTTATCATCCACCCAAGAAACATATGACTTCATTACGTTGTCATGTTTCAATTTTTTTAGTAAGCTAATCTCAACAGGAGATTTCATCGCGTCATCTAACGTCATTCTGTTCCATGCAACT
This genomic window from Rutidosis leptorrhynchoides isolate AG116_Rl617_1_P2 chromosome 2, CSIRO_AGI_Rlap_v1, whole genome shotgun sequence contains:
- the LOC139889998 gene encoding serine/threonine-protein kinase WNK8-like, with the translated sequence MGYKLEFNVADDNDGFVERCPQDRFVRYNEILGEGTFKSVYKGFDEVEGIEVAWNRMTLDDAMKSPVEISLLKKLKHDNVMKSYVSWVDDKNKTVNMISELFISGTLRQYREKHKNVDLKVIKNWARQILQGLDYLHSHDPPIIHRDLKCDNIFVNGNHRQVKIGDLGFATLKMQPTVKGVLGTPEFMAPEVWEGEYNEFVDIYSFGMCILELITCEYPYSECRDHVQIYRKVTRDIKPAGLSKVKDPQVREFIEKCLVPASQRLCAKELLKDPFFSHESMKDQSLHEPVNLINSPKPNPCVMDNNITSTDSSSTNNSPRCRPVEVVCVSEGNYIRLKGVRNEDDNSVIMVTMTVNYFSGAPKKLEFPFYMDDDTALTVAQEMVEQQEILQEDVDVVAELIDYLIKQCVSIESF